The following proteins come from a genomic window of Deinococcus malanensis:
- a CDS encoding permease prefix domain 1-containing protein: MTTVSRTSPAVERYLHHATMGLPPSKRTEVRDELEEHLFCRVEQLEWQGATPEHALHQALSELGSPVRVSAALNGVYNMPKMILLVGTAALAISAALYALAGGAEPMAIPLTTSGVVSPNCVRGVVPPADTIHVISQSKRDEVTCYVKKNQSAPWAHSANPLISGSALEQLAKDLGGEGHVSTEGFFIMTVSQRQVLEWRADGWKNGERYFSPGLVVMMLKSADQNVTLNGYKAVVARTSKGAYSLATNDGSALGPALYDELVGPAIAQIRPERRQQWSMNRNRVHTHRLTTGLPEGEVVMLLTRTKGVYTGDIAPVLANGTLQIRSSSPRLRFTSTAAGLGMAPQNNRSAALLVRLSGVPLGNLKSGVFVPNQPVSDRP; this comes from the coding sequence GTGACCACGGTCAGCCGCACTTCACCTGCTGTTGAACGATACCTCCACCACGCGACGATGGGTCTGCCGCCGAGCAAACGCACCGAAGTCCGGGACGAGCTTGAAGAGCATCTCTTCTGCCGCGTCGAGCAGCTGGAGTGGCAAGGTGCGACTCCTGAACACGCCCTTCATCAGGCGCTCTCGGAACTCGGGTCACCGGTCCGAGTCAGCGCCGCTCTCAATGGGGTCTACAACATGCCAAAAATGATTCTTCTGGTGGGCACCGCAGCCCTTGCGATCAGTGCTGCCCTGTATGCCTTGGCTGGAGGCGCTGAGCCCATGGCCATCCCGCTCACCACTTCAGGCGTCGTCAGCCCCAACTGCGTTCGCGGTGTGGTCCCACCTGCTGACACCATCCATGTGATCAGTCAGAGCAAACGAGATGAAGTCACCTGCTACGTCAAGAAGAATCAGTCAGCACCCTGGGCTCATTCAGCGAACCCACTGATCTCAGGCAGCGCACTCGAACAGCTGGCCAAAGATCTGGGTGGTGAGGGTCATGTTAGTACTGAGGGCTTTTTTATTATGACTGTGTCCCAGCGCCAGGTCCTCGAGTGGCGAGCGGACGGTTGGAAAAATGGAGAACGTTACTTCTCGCCCGGTCTGGTGGTCATGATGCTCAAGAGTGCCGACCAGAATGTCACGCTCAACGGGTACAAGGCCGTTGTCGCACGCACGAGCAAAGGGGCTTACTCGCTGGCGACCAATGATGGGAGTGCTCTCGGGCCTGCGTTGTACGACGAACTTGTCGGACCGGCCATCGCTCAAATAAGGCCTGAACGTCGACAGCAATGGAGCATGAATCGGAACAGAGTCCATACGCACCGGCTCACAACTGGTCTGCCCGAAGGGGAGGTCGTGATGCTCTTGACCCGTACGAAAGGGGTGTACACCGGCGACATTGCACCTGTTCTAGCCAATGGCACCCTGCAGATACGCTCGTCCTCCCCCCGCCTGAGGTTCACGAGCACTGCCGCTGGCCTGGGGATGGCGCCACAGAACAATCGATCTGCGGCCCTTCTGGTGCGCCTGTCTGGCGTCCCTCTCGGCAATCTGAAATCTGGCGTCTTTGTTCCCAACCAG